TGAAGCCAGGGTTAGTGTTTTAATAGCAATTTGTGTGGATTTACATTTTCAGTTTCAAAACAGTGCCTTCATCATTATTTTTAAATGTCAGTCTTACAAGAATTGTCACACACAGAATGCGCAAAGAAAGGTCCCTCAGCCGATAAAAAGGAACCATGCAGGACGAGGCAAGCCAAGAGGGAGATGTGGAGGACGGCGTCGAGCCTCAACTGCTGGTAACTCCTAAACAAATTTGAAATTCATTAAGTCTCATTGATTTACTATGTAACTAATCATTCATGTCACTGTTTCTCTGACTACAAAGTGATCACAGGATCAGCGTTTCCCTCATGATtgaaatatacttgtggtggTAGCAGGGGTGGGGTATGATCAGACTCTGCTATTGCTAGATTTGATACTTTTCAATACGTTGGCAGCCATGAATATACTTGGGCGGCCTGCAAAGTATTTACTATGTGTGGGAAATCCTGCGGGTTCTAATGATTAGCCAATCAACGCCAAGGATGGGACTAACAGTGTTGTCAAGCTGTTGTTGAGCGTCGTCATTTGTAGTGTAATGAACATGTGAATAGATTGTTGCTATTTTGCCTTAACCTTCAAAACATGTTAGGGTTCTCCTAATCTCTTTCTATTCTTGCATGTCTTGTTTTACAGTCACATGCCCTGGTACGGAGGACTCCCAGGCCACGACTACTGCAGGGAATTCCCAGCCAAGAGTGTTTGCTGAAGAAGAATTTGGTAATATTGTACACATAGATCGCATCATCCTGAAATCTTAAAGATGCCACACAGGGTATCAATTGGCCATGGTATAGGACGCTATACTATTTGGGGTTATATCTCATTAAAGCACCCTGCCACCATTCATTCATTGCACCATAGACATGTTTCACTTGGTCTGTAATACTGCATCTACAGATAAAATTTTTGTCATTCACCCTGTTGATCCAAGTAATCCTTAGTTTAGATGTTTAGTAATTTGCAACTGATCAGACGTGATTATTCATATACAGGCATGGTACTGTTAGATTTTCAACGACCCTTTATGGCTTTTGAGCACTCAAATGGAAGTAGAGATTACAAGTTCTCTATTGCACCTTTAACATATTCAACATGCTTTTGCATTTCCTTCATAGACCGAAACATGGAGAGGCTGTCAATGACTTCTGGGTCATTCCATACTGATGTGCCTGCTGTGCCTCTGCAAAGCTCCTCGTCTTGGTCCTTGCGTCAGCTGACAGCCCAAGAACAGTGGAAGGAAGCTCGGCCAGACCACCTGCAATATCTACTGGCAACTGAGGCTGTTGGCCAGGAGTTGTGCTCTATCTGCCATCAGGCTGCTGTTATAAGGTTGGAGTCAGATGTCTGCAGCTCTCTTCAGTTTTTGTAAATAGTTTAGTTTACACACTGTTATCATAGGCTGAATAAATACGGAAGGATATGTCCTAACAAAAGGACATGGCTCAATCTTACTCCAATTATTCCAACCAAATGCAAAGTTGAAAATATATGGCATGTCTTATTTGCTTATGAAATAATTATCTGTTTTTCTTTGCATAGGTGCAGAGACTGCCTTCCCGAGGAGTGGTTGTGTGAGGCCTGTGATGTGTTGCACCATAAAAGATGGCCACTCCACAACAGAGACAGCGTGGTGGATGGCTTCCTCAAGGCCATCCCACCATCCACATGCTATACTAAAGGGGAAACTGGACACTACATCTCACACAAGCAAGGTACATATTCTATGTGTTTTTACTCACTCACTATTAAGGCATTATTTTATGTTCTCAAATTTTTGATTGGTAGTTATTTCTGTGAGAGTGTATGACATTAAAATATACATGTTTCTATTCTGTCTGTTATGCAAATAAcatgtttctattttattttctgtCAGCTTCCATTTTACCCACAGTGCGCGCACCACAGCTATGCTCATGTGAAGTTGCTGACGTCACTATGTCTCCAGGCAGAGAAGTCATCCTTATCACCATAAACGGTAAAGAGTTGTCCTTTTATACTTCATATCTGTTAGCATAATGACATGTCATTGTCTAAATTGTTTAAATATATCACCAGGACGGTTCGACTTGCACATGCCTGTTCATGTGTGCAATATCTGCCTGCAACACTGGACCCCGGATCTTAAAGATCTAATCAAGAGTGGTTACTGGCCAGCCTCTTCACATTCCCAGACCCTGTACACTATTGACCTCTTCCACTCATTCCAAGACCTGAAGGTCATTTCACCTGGCTTTTCCAGGCAAGCTTTTGCAAAGTTGCTGGAACATCGCACTCGGCGTGCTGGAAGAGTTAAGTGTAATAGAACAAATGtcttcataattattattatattgttaaaTAGACAATACCCATATGTTCATAATTATGTACACTTCAGTCAGGGCAAATCAATGGGGATGCACTTCAGCGGAGCTTCCTGGAGTTCAGCTATTGCTCGTTTGAGGAGGACCAGCTCTGCTGTGCGACCCCGTTCACCTGCCCCGCCTGTACCCCAGAAATGGTGGCTGTAGCAGCTGATGGAAACCGGAAGCTTTACCGCTTTAAACGATCCAGCGGGTGTGTCTTTTGGTTGTGGTCTTTTTGTTGAATTTGGTCTTTAGGACAACGGGAATGGTTTACTGATGttatggttgttgtttttttttcattagctTCGAAAACACTGCATTTTTTGAAGGGCTGTTTCATGCCAAGGACAGTAAGGTGTCAGCTTTTGTTGACACCATTAGGACTGCAGTGAAAAGCGTAAGTCTTACACCAGCCAAGTATACATTAATCATGTTGTTACTGTATGTACTCACCACATACTAGTGGGCTATTCAGCTACTCCCGATACCAATGGGTATTAAGTGAAAGGAATGTTAATGATGCTGTAGTACCTGTGTTTCAAATGTTTCTGTTAATGCACTGTTCTCACAGACGCAAGGCAAAGCAACATGCGGTGCTTCGCAGTGGGCAGCAGCCAGGGAAACCTCACGGAGGGCCAGTAAACTCGATGAGGAGGGCGTTGAGGTAGCCGTGTGTCGCCATGGCTACCTCTTGAAAGGCCTAAATATGTACCGGGGTGAAATTTTTGCCTACCCTCTGTATCTCCAGAGAGAAATTCAGGCCACAGCAAATGTCAAATTCTTTGCCATGGATGTCACCTGCAAGTACTGGCCATACATACCTCCAAAAGGTAGTGGCTGCCCTTCCACCACTCCAGGGGCTCTTGCAGATGAGGCCATTCCTCAGCATCATGCATGCCAGGGCTCATGCCACAAAGTGTGAggtatattttcattttttcaattTATTATGTATTGTTTTATAAAGAAACAATATTGAGATTCAGCTCAAGATTCCATGTCAATTTTCA
The window above is part of the Lampris incognitus isolate fLamInc1 chromosome 6, fLamInc1.hap2, whole genome shotgun sequence genome. Proteins encoded here:
- the LOC130114497 gene encoding uncharacterized protein LOC130114497; the encoded protein is MDHIRDHTYGMRIGHAFNNEAVLTGDMLDQAYQEGRRIALALRHEIDYAEDVDEHLLDEAYQEGRVIALHVKHDAVPTEARSHALVRRTPRPRLLQGIPSQEYRNMERLSMTSGSFHTDVPAVPLQSSSSWSLRQLTAQEQWKEARPDHLQYLLATEAVGQELCSICHQAAVIRCRDCLPEEWLCEACDVLHHKRWPLHNRDSVVDGFLKAIPPSTCYTKGETGHYISHKQASILPTVRAPQLCSCEVADVTMSPGREVILITINGKELSFYTSYLLA